TGACACCGAACCGGCCTACCTGAACGCGGTCGCGCTCGTGCGCACGCGGCTCGCACCGTCGGTGCTGCTCGGCATGCTGCACGCGATCGAGGCCCGGCACGGCCGCGAGCGGCGCGAGCGCTGGGGCGCCCGCACGCTGGATCTCGATTTGATCGCGTACGGGGACGTCGTCTCGGAGGACGAGCGGCTCCTCGTGCCGCATCCGCGCGCGCACGAGCGCGACTTCGTGCTCGTGCCCTGGCTCGAGATCGACCCGGACGCCGTCCTGCCGGGACGCGGGCGGGTCGCCGACCTGCTGACCGCGCTGCGCGGAGGC
The Microbacterium sp. JZ31 genome window above contains:
- the folK gene encoding 2-amino-4-hydroxy-6-hydroxymethyldihydropteridine diphosphokinase; the protein is MTAVVALGANLGDRAATLEAALAELRRLPLVDEVAASTPIESVAVTLDGPDDTEPAYLNAVALVRTRLAPSVLLGMLHAIEARHGRERRERWGARTLDLDLIAYGDVVSEDERLLVPHPRAHERDFVLVPWLEIDPDAVLPGRGRVADLLTALRGGGR